One Tamlana carrageenivorans genomic region harbors:
- a CDS encoding DUF3427 domain-containing protein, which translates to MNQGIYEELITQLINTKLSELDKDEFFLKKSLIDKEEASTILSKHLGKTIKQAFDFIGKTKVEEQIKIANKIINLLKEELNKQEFKDDLVDIEGEILKAVFSKTDAHFTNLDLRLKEITPYTTLTQSELFTGGNGGLSLESELKKEILSSNQINLLVSFIKFKGIIILEKELREFTERGGKLKVITTTYIGATDYKAIQLLAKLPNTEVKISYNTSNERLHAKAYLFYRDTAFHTAYIGSSNFSRSALTDGLEWNLKITTKEVSHIIDKFQKTFDAYWQSDDFELFDDSIHKEKLQNALKQSKFSKPYENSTTFFDIKPFPYQYEVLEKLEVERSIHNRYRNLVVAATGTGKTVISAFDYKRFKQENKSAKLLFLAHRKEILQKSLSTFQGVLRNNNIGELWVDGLVPDNFEYVFASVQTINNQYKNYNLTPEYYDYIIIDECHHQIANSYREIINYFKPKILLGLTATPERMDGGDILEDFENKIAAEIRLPEAMNRKLLCPFQYFGITDSIDLTNVKWVRGKYVASELTGLYTGSDRRVREVIDALEKYTKDISNVRALGYCVSMEHAKYMAEKFTLAGFKADYLTSKNSNDRVSIRQKLEKKEINYLFVVDMFNEGIDIPEIDTVLFLRPTESLTVFLQQLGRGLRLHEDKDCLTVLDFVGNSKPEYNFESKFRALIGKTNTTVLKEIEDDFPHLPLGCSIVLEKKTKETILKNISAATSLNKNKLIQKIQQFQHDTNLPLTIGNFSAFYNIPLQSIYKRGSWKRLCQLAGKIEDFDSVNEKVIVSAISKKWLSTNSLSYFTFVLKIAKLNFNINISDFQPNERTMLLMLHYDVWQKEGGFDSLEKSIKAIGINPVLIDEIKEVLEVLIEKIDFKELPIQLPYEQPLKLHSRYTRDQVLAAFRMSSFEKKSSNREGTAENKDLKTEILFINLIKSEENFSPTTMYDDYAVNELLFHWQTQNSARPDSGKGLSYINHKKTDKRILLFVREKAKNEFGNSLGYVFIGEGELKDYYGSKPMSINWELHEPMPHYLWKDAAKLSVG; encoded by the coding sequence ATGAATCAAGGTATTTACGAAGAATTAATCACTCAGCTTATTAATACAAAATTGAGTGAACTTGATAAAGATGAGTTCTTTTTAAAGAAAAGCTTAATTGATAAGGAGGAAGCTTCAACAATTCTTTCTAAACATTTAGGAAAAACAATAAAACAAGCTTTTGATTTTATTGGAAAAACGAAAGTAGAGGAACAGATAAAAATTGCGAATAAAATTATAAATCTACTTAAAGAAGAACTAAACAAGCAAGAATTTAAAGATGATTTAGTAGATATTGAAGGTGAGATTTTAAAAGCCGTGTTTTCTAAAACTGATGCTCATTTTACAAATTTAGATTTACGTCTCAAGGAAATAACACCATACACAACATTAACCCAAAGTGAACTATTTACAGGTGGGAATGGTGGACTATCATTAGAAAGCGAACTCAAAAAAGAAATTCTATCATCTAACCAAATAAACTTATTAGTCTCTTTTATAAAATTTAAAGGCATCATTATTCTTGAAAAAGAATTAAGAGAATTTACTGAACGTGGCGGAAAATTAAAAGTAATTACTACAACTTATATTGGAGCAACAGACTATAAAGCGATTCAATTACTAGCAAAGCTACCAAATACAGAAGTAAAAATATCGTATAATACGTCTAACGAAAGATTACACGCTAAAGCTTATTTATTTTATAGAGATACAGCATTTCATACCGCTTATATAGGTTCCTCGAATTTTTCAAGGTCTGCGCTCACCGATGGGTTAGAATGGAACTTAAAAATTACAACTAAAGAAGTAAGCCATATTATAGACAAGTTTCAAAAAACTTTTGATGCATATTGGCAAAGTGATGACTTCGAATTATTTGATGACTCTATTCATAAGGAAAAGCTTCAAAATGCACTAAAACAAAGTAAATTTAGTAAGCCTTATGAAAACTCAACTACTTTTTTTGACATTAAACCATTTCCATATCAATATGAAGTTTTAGAAAAATTAGAAGTAGAAAGAAGCATTCACAATCGATATCGAAATTTGGTAGTTGCAGCTACCGGAACAGGAAAAACAGTTATTTCTGCTTTCGATTATAAACGATTTAAACAAGAAAATAAATCAGCAAAACTACTTTTTCTTGCTCATAGAAAAGAGATACTTCAAAAATCGCTTTCAACCTTTCAAGGTGTTTTAAGAAATAATAATATTGGAGAATTATGGGTCGACGGTCTCGTCCCTGATAATTTTGAATACGTATTTGCTTCAGTTCAAACGATAAACAATCAGTACAAGAATTATAATTTGACACCAGAATATTATGACTACATCATTATTGACGAGTGTCATCACCAAATAGCAAATAGTTACCGAGAAATCATTAATTATTTTAAACCAAAAATTCTACTAGGTCTTACAGCAACCCCTGAACGAATGGATGGTGGAGATATTTTAGAGGATTTTGAAAATAAAATTGCAGCAGAAATTAGGTTACCCGAAGCCATGAACCGAAAACTACTGTGTCCTTTTCAATACTTTGGAATTACAGACAGTATCGATTTAACCAATGTTAAATGGGTAAGAGGAAAATACGTAGCTAGCGAGTTAACCGGTTTATATACAGGAAGCGACAGAAGAGTTAGAGAGGTAATTGATGCCCTAGAAAAATATACAAAAGACATAAGTAACGTTAGAGCTTTGGGGTATTGTGTTTCTATGGAGCACGCGAAATACATGGCCGAAAAATTTACTCTAGCAGGATTTAAAGCCGATTATTTAACAAGTAAAAACAGTAATGACAGAGTTTCTATTCGTCAAAAATTAGAAAAAAAAGAAATCAATTACTTATTTGTAGTAGACATGTTTAACGAAGGTATTGACATCCCTGAAATTGACACAGTCCTATTTCTAAGACCTACAGAAAGTTTAACTGTATTTTTACAGCAACTAGGCAGAGGCTTAAGGCTTCATGAAGATAAAGACTGTCTAACTGTTTTGGACTTTGTTGGTAATTCTAAACCTGAATACAATTTTGAAAGCAAATTTAGAGCCTTAATAGGTAAAACAAACACGACTGTTTTAAAAGAAATTGAAGATGATTTCCCTCACCTTCCTTTAGGCTGCTCCATTGTGTTAGAAAAGAAGACTAAAGAAACAATTCTTAAAAATATCTCTGCAGCAACTTCATTAAATAAAAACAAATTAATTCAAAAAATTCAACAATTTCAACATGACACCAATTTACCATTAACCATTGGCAATTTTAGTGCCTTTTATAATATTCCATTACAATCAATTTACAAAAGAGGAAGTTGGAAACGCTTATGCCAATTGGCAGGAAAAATAGAGGATTTTGATTCTGTAAACGAAAAAGTTATTGTATCTGCTATTTCGAAAAAATGGCTTTCAACAAATTCTTTAAGTTATTTTACTTTCGTTCTAAAAATTGCAAAGCTAAATTTCAACATAAATATTTCTGATTTTCAACCAAATGAGCGAACAATGCTTTTAATGTTGCATTATGATGTTTGGCAAAAAGAAGGAGGGTTTGATTCCTTAGAGAAAAGCATAAAAGCCATTGGCATAAACCCCGTATTAATTGATGAAATAAAAGAGGTACTTGAAGTATTAATAGAAAAAATAGACTTTAAAGAACTACCTATTCAGCTTCCTTATGAACAACCGTTAAAACTTCATAGTCGTTACACGAGAGATCAGGTTTTAGCAGCATTTAGAATGAGTAGTTTTGAAAAAAAATCATCAAATAGGGAGGGAACGGCGGAAAACAAAGATTTAAAAACCGAAATATTATTTATCAATCTCATAAAATCAGAAGAAAACTTCTCTCCAACCACAATGTATGATGATTATGCTGTAAATGAATTATTATTTCATTGGCAAACTCAAAACTCAGCTAGACCAGATTCAGGTAAAGGACTGTCATATATCAATCATAAAAAAACAGATAAAAGAATCCTACTTTTTGTCAGAGAAAAAGCTAAAAACGAATTTGGAAATAGTCTAGGCTACGTTTTTATAGGTGAAGGTGAATTGAAAGATTATTACGGCTCAAAACCTATGAGCATCAACTGGGAACTCCATGAGCCGATGCCACATTATTTGTGGAAAGATGCCGCAAAGCTTTCTGTCGGTTAA
- a CDS encoding type II toxin-antitoxin system ParD family antitoxin produces the protein MGKNTSISLGNHFEDFIREEVKSGRYGSVSEVIRSALRLLEREEKKERELIKALEVGENSGFIENFDPKQNLTDLHRKHL, from the coding sequence ATGGGAAAAAACACATCAATTTCACTCGGAAATCATTTTGAGGATTTTATCAGAGAAGAAGTAAAATCAGGCAGATATGGTTCGGTAAGCGAAGTTATCCGTTCTGCATTACGTTTGCTGGAACGTGAAGAAAAAAAGGAAAGAGAATTAATTAAAGCACTCGAAGTAGGTGAAAATAGTGGTTTTATTGAAAATTTTGATCCAAAACAAAACCTGACTGATTTACATCGCAAACACTTATGA
- a CDS encoding type II toxin-antitoxin system RelE/ParE family toxin, whose amino-acid sequence MSKNKYRISKQAIDDLNDIWVYTFHKWSKEQADRYYDLIIGEIEFIADHYLIGKSAEQTRKNYRVTKIKSHLIFYRKVEHDIVEIVRILHERMDLKKRLK is encoded by the coding sequence ATGAGTAAAAACAAATATCGAATAAGTAAACAAGCGATTGATGATTTAAATGATATTTGGGTATATACTTTTCACAAATGGTCTAAAGAACAAGCCGACAGATATTACGACTTGATAATCGGAGAGATTGAATTTATAGCGGACCACTATTTAATTGGAAAATCGGCTGAACAAACTCGAAAAAACTATCGCGTAACAAAAATCAAATCGCATCTGATTTTTTACAGAAAGGTTGAGCATGACATTGTCGAAATCGTTAGAATTTTACATGAAAGAATGGATCTTAAAAAACGACTGAAATAA
- the istB gene encoding IS21-like element helper ATPase IstB, giving the protein MNTNHTIEKLRKMRLTAMAELHHNHLSDNRIEGLTPDQYLALLTDHQWEDLQNRKIKRLTTQAAFKQGATLTDINYLHNRSLDRNMFERLATLDFVQKKENLIITGSSGVGKSYIAQALGHQACMMNKRTLYTNTARLMKRLKLSKVDGTYLKELAKLLKVDLLILDDFGLQSFDNQDREALMDIIDERYDKKATIVASQIPVSAWYDIIGESTIADAILDRIVNSSHRINLTGESLRKGKLKEQY; this is encoded by the coding sequence ATGAATACAAATCACACCATCGAAAAACTCAGAAAAATGAGATTAACAGCTATGGCTGAACTCCATCACAACCACCTTAGTGATAACCGAATAGAGGGTCTTACGCCAGATCAATATCTAGCATTGCTTACCGATCACCAATGGGAAGACCTTCAGAATAGAAAGATAAAAAGGCTTACAACGCAAGCAGCCTTTAAGCAGGGAGCTACACTTACAGATATTAATTACCTGCACAACAGAAGCTTGGACAGAAATATGTTCGAGCGTTTGGCTACTCTAGATTTTGTACAAAAAAAGGAAAACTTGATTATCACAGGATCCTCTGGAGTGGGTAAAAGTTATATAGCTCAGGCATTGGGACATCAAGCTTGTATGATGAATAAAAGAACCCTATACACAAATACTGCTAGACTGATGAAACGATTAAAACTAAGTAAAGTAGATGGCACTTACCTTAAAGAACTTGCAAAACTATTAAAAGTAGATCTGCTTATCCTTGATGATTTTGGTTTACAGAGCTTCGACAATCAGGACAGAGAGGCGCTTATGGACATAATCGATGAAAGATATGATAAAAAAGCAACGATTGTAGCTTCACAAATACCTGTATCCGCTTGGTACGATATTATCGGCGAAAGCACTATCGCTGATGCGATACTAGATCGTATTGTAAATTCATCGCATAGGATAAACCTTACTGGAGAATCCTTGAGAAAAGGTAAGTTGAAAGAACAGTATTAA
- a CDS encoding Mu transposase domain-containing protein gives MVNPTRSYSPQDKALVENAVHLAYQRIYYPLREMTFFSLADLNKEIKLLLERYNNLLFQRKEASRLELFQSVEREYLKPLSSTRYEIKEYRRAKVQKIGYIYFSPDKTYYSVPYRYIGKETTLHYTKGMVEVYYNQQRIAIHQRSGSKGAYITNKDHLSSSHKQYSQWSPQYFKNKAVVHGSYVAACVERIIAALDYPETGYKRAMGVIQLHKSYGSQRLDNACKRAIQADAVSYNRITNILKNNLDQSSLFLQEETDRGSHIPKHANIRGASNYK, from the coding sequence GTGGTCAATCCAACGCGTAGTTACTCCCCTCAAGATAAAGCGCTGGTGGAAAACGCGGTGCATCTAGCTTATCAACGGATTTATTATCCCCTTCGGGAAATGACCTTTTTTTCTTTAGCAGATCTAAACAAAGAGATAAAACTTCTACTAGAGCGCTACAACAACCTATTATTCCAACGCAAAGAAGCTAGTCGTCTGGAGCTCTTCCAAAGCGTCGAACGAGAGTATCTAAAACCCTTAAGCAGTACACGCTACGAGATAAAAGAATATAGAAGAGCTAAGGTTCAGAAAATAGGCTATATCTATTTTTCACCAGATAAGACTTACTACAGCGTTCCATATCGTTACATTGGCAAGGAAACCACGCTACACTATACCAAAGGCATGGTAGAGGTGTATTATAATCAACAGCGCATAGCTATACACCAACGTAGCGGTTCCAAAGGCGCATACATAACCAACAAGGATCACCTTAGTAGTTCTCATAAACAATACAGCCAGTGGAGTCCGCAATACTTTAAGAACAAGGCAGTTGTCCATGGTAGTTATGTTGCAGCATGTGTCGAGCGGATTATTGCTGCGTTGGATTATCCTGAAACAGGGTATAAAAGAGCTATGGGCGTTATACAACTCCATAAGTCTTATGGCTCCCAAAGGTTAGATAATGCTTGCAAAAGAGCCATACAGGCTGATGCTGTAAGCTACAACAGGATAACCAACATACTGAAGAATAATCTAGATCAAAGCTCCTTATTCCTACAAGAAGAAACAGACCGAGGTTCTCATATCCCCAAGCATGCGAACATCCGTGGGGCATCCAATTATAAGTAA
- a CDS encoding helix-turn-helix domain-containing protein → MANTLDPKDLKQIINLKQDGYSNRQIGATLGICRNTINSYIHLFKGSGYSFKELLKLDNHTLEKLFTSHTTINNKRYDELMLYFESINKARNHPGFTFLYHYTEYSQKVKDPYSYTQFMEHYHRKYAKIKGSMKLEHEAGKEMFVDFAGKKLQIVDKITGEILPVEVFVAMLPNSQYTYVEACMSQKREDFISCCENALHFYGGSTQGHRIRQSKISRYQI, encoded by the coding sequence ATGGCCAACACACTTGATCCAAAGGACCTAAAACAAATTATCAACTTAAAACAAGATGGTTATAGTAACCGTCAAATTGGAGCCACACTTGGCATTTGCCGCAACACTATAAATAGCTATATACACCTATTTAAAGGTAGTGGTTATAGTTTTAAGGAGTTATTAAAGCTAGACAACCACACCCTAGAAAAGCTCTTTACATCTCATACAACCATAAATAACAAACGCTATGATGAATTGATGCTTTATTTTGAAAGTATTAATAAGGCTCGGAACCACCCAGGATTTACTTTTTTGTACCACTACACAGAATATAGTCAAAAGGTTAAAGACCCTTATAGTTACACTCAATTCATGGAGCATTACCATCGTAAATATGCCAAGATCAAGGGATCTATGAAACTTGAACACGAGGCAGGGAAAGAGATGTTCGTGGACTTTGCTGGAAAAAAACTTCAGATAGTAGACAAAATCACAGGCGAGATACTTCCAGTAGAGGTCTTTGTTGCCATGCTCCCTAACAGTCAGTATACCTATGTTGAGGCTTGTATGAGCCAAAAGCGTGAAGATTTTATAAGTTGTTGCGAAAACGCCCTTCATTTCTACGGGGGGAGTACCCAAGGCCATCGTATCAGACAATCTAAAATCAGTCGTTACCAGATCTAG
- a CDS encoding sialate O-acetylesterase: MGEVWLCSGQSNMEMPASWGIKNGEQEIAAANHTNIRFFTAPKIAAKNSQNNSLTQWEICTPETMKKSSALSYFFATKLQETLKNVPVGLMVSAWGGTPAEIWMLENTITNNDTLKKAAEKLNPSKYGPIEPGRAFNSMIYPLIGYTISGVLWYQGESNGGSTVYDKTLEALITSWRTV; the protein is encoded by the coding sequence ATTGGTGAAGTTTGGCTTTGTTCGGGACAATCTAACATGGAAATGCCTGCCAGTTGGGGCATAAAAAATGGCGAACAAGAAATTGCGGCTGCCAACCATACAAACATTCGTTTTTTTACGGCTCCAAAAATTGCAGCAAAAAATTCGCAAAATAATAGCTTAACACAATGGGAAATTTGCACACCAGAAACCATGAAAAAATCTAGCGCTTTATCCTATTTTTTCGCAACCAAACTTCAGGAAACCTTAAAAAATGTACCTGTCGGGCTTATGGTATCTGCCTGGGGAGGCACGCCAGCAGAAATATGGATGCTCGAAAACACAATTACTAATAATGACACCCTAAAAAAAGCAGCTGAAAAACTTAACCCTTCAAAATACGGTCCAATTGAACCTGGCCGAGCCTTTAACAGCATGATTTACCCCCTTATTGGCTACACTATTTCTGGCGTACTTTGGTACCAAGGCGAATCGAATGGCGGCTCAACAGTTTACGATAAAACATTAGAAGCCTTAATAACATCCTGGCGTACAGTATAG
- a CDS encoding bifunctional 4-hydroxy-2-oxoglutarate aldolase/2-dehydro-3-deoxy-phosphogluconate aldolase, which produces MAQFSRLEVAQAMKDTGMIPLFFHSDIELSKKVLKACYDGGARLMEFTARGDFAHEVFGELTKYAIAELPGMIMGVGSVTDGAAASLYMALGANFIVTPVLREDIAIACNRKKVLWSPGCGSLTEIARAEELGCEIVKLFPGDLYGPKFIKGIKGPQPWTSIMPTGGVSPTEENLKGWFDAGATCVGMGSQLISKDIIANKDYAKLEQDVKDALAIVKKVRK; this is translated from the coding sequence ATGGCACAATTTTCAAGATTAGAAGTGGCGCAAGCCATGAAAGATACAGGAATGATTCCTTTATTTTTTCACAGTGATATAGAACTAAGTAAAAAAGTATTAAAAGCTTGCTACGATGGTGGTGCGCGTTTAATGGAGTTTACAGCTCGTGGTGATTTCGCTCACGAAGTTTTTGGAGAATTAACGAAGTATGCTATTGCTGAATTACCAGGAATGATTATGGGTGTTGGTTCTGTAACCGATGGTGCTGCGGCTTCATTATACATGGCTTTAGGTGCAAACTTTATCGTAACGCCTGTATTAAGAGAAGATATAGCAATCGCTTGTAACCGTAAAAAAGTACTTTGGTCTCCAGGATGTGGTTCATTAACTGAAATCGCTAGAGCGGAAGAATTAGGATGTGAAATCGTAAAATTATTCCCTGGCGATTTATACGGTCCAAAATTTATTAAAGGTATTAAAGGTCCTCAACCTTGGACTAGCATTATGCCAACTGGTGGTGTTTCTCCAACAGAAGAAAACCTTAAAGGATGGTTCGATGCAGGCGCAACTTGTGTTGGAATGGGATCTCAATTAATCTCAAAAGATATTATTGCAAATAAAGATTACGCGAAGTTAGAGCAAGACGTAAAAGATGCTTTAGCTATCGTGAAAAAAGTTAGAAAATAA
- a CDS encoding 6-phosphofructokinase has protein sequence MEKSIAIICGGGPAPGINTVISTLAKTFIKDGYNVLGVHHGYKGLFSDDPQVEIFDFNKADRIFSRGGSTLVMSRFKPKDSDFKADFFQKNNVKLLVTIGGDDTASTASRLTRFLVSKQLDVAHIHVPKTIDNDLPLPDRNPTFGFHTAKDEGVRIGNTVYEDARTSQNWFVVSAMGRSAGHLAFGIASACHFPMMIIPEMFHKTNITFDKLIKMIISSIIKSKIKGIEYGVALVSEGVFHFMDEDEITNSGINFTYDDHGHPELGNVSKSHIFNYLLQVKLKELGLEIKSRPVEIGYELRCCNPIAFDLTLCTLLGIGVKKLFDEGVTGCIVSANSRGDITPLYLSDFEDENGKVPPRLVDINSDMAQLFINHLIYIRERDYEEAKKYVVNPEDYDVKKILNWN, from the coding sequence ATGGAAAAATCTATTGCAATTATATGTGGTGGTGGACCCGCTCCAGGCATTAATACTGTGATTAGTACCCTTGCAAAAACCTTTATTAAAGATGGTTATAATGTGTTAGGCGTACATCATGGGTATAAAGGCTTGTTTTCAGATGATCCTCAAGTTGAAATTTTCGATTTTAATAAAGCAGATCGCATATTTAGTCGAGGTGGTTCAACTTTAGTAATGAGCCGTTTTAAGCCTAAAGATTCCGATTTTAAAGCCGATTTCTTTCAAAAAAATAATGTCAAATTATTGGTTACTATTGGTGGCGATGATACGGCCTCAACAGCAAGTCGATTAACAAGATTTCTTGTTAGTAAACAGCTGGATGTTGCCCATATTCACGTTCCTAAAACCATTGATAACGATTTGCCTTTGCCGGATAGAAACCCCACTTTTGGATTTCATACAGCAAAAGATGAAGGTGTTCGTATAGGAAACACCGTTTATGAAGATGCTAGAACAAGTCAGAACTGGTTTGTTGTTTCGGCCATGGGGCGATCAGCAGGGCATTTGGCTTTTGGTATTGCTTCAGCTTGTCATTTTCCTATGATGATTATCCCAGAAATGTTCCATAAAACGAACATTACTTTCGATAAGCTTATCAAAATGATTATTTCATCAATCATTAAAAGTAAAATTAAAGGGATTGAATATGGCGTGGCTTTAGTAAGTGAAGGTGTTTTTCATTTTATGGATGAAGATGAAATTACAAATTCAGGTATTAATTTCACCTATGACGATCATGGACACCCTGAATTAGGAAACGTTAGTAAATCACATATCTTCAATTACCTTTTACAAGTCAAACTGAAAGAATTAGGATTAGAAATTAAGTCGAGACCCGTAGAAATTGGTTACGAACTAAGATGTTGTAACCCTATAGCTTTTGATTTAACTTTGTGTACCTTATTAGGAATTGGTGTTAAAAAATTATTTGATGAAGGCGTTACAGGTTGTATTGTAAGTGCTAATTCAAGAGGTGATATAACCCCTTTATATTTAAGTGATTTTGAAGATGAGAACGGCAAAGTTCCTCCAAGATTGGTTGATATAAATTCAGATATGGCTCAGTTATTCATTAATCACCTTATCTATATTAGAGAGCGTGATTATGAAGAAGCAAAAAAATATGTAGTTAATCCAGAAGACTACGATGTTAAGAAAATTTTAAACTGGAATTAA
- a CDS encoding sugar kinase translates to MSKVVTFGEIMLRLAPQGFLRFSQANNFDVVYGGGESNVAVSLANYGISCDFVTRLPKNDIGECAMMEMRKRGVGVDKIVWGGDRLGIYFLETGAVSRGSKVVYDRAYSSMSTIESGMIDWDAVFEGVEWFHWTGITPAISQSSAEVCLEAVKAASAKGITISTDLNYRAKLWKYCDDAHRESIMTELTSYCDVVLGNEEDAEMHFGIKPEGITVQTAGHDVKAEAFLSVCKQMMEKFPRAKKVITTLRGSISASHNTWAGVLYDGKQMLETRQYQITDIVDRVGGGDSFMGGLIYGLLTYPDDDQNALDFAVAASCLKHTIKGDANLVTVDEVKKLMGGDASGRVAR, encoded by the coding sequence ATGAGTAAAGTAGTAACGTTTGGAGAAATCATGTTAAGATTAGCTCCTCAAGGATTTTTAAGATTTTCTCAAGCTAACAATTTTGATGTTGTTTATGGTGGGGGTGAATCTAACGTGGCAGTATCATTAGCTAACTATGGTATTTCTTGTGATTTTGTAACACGTTTACCTAAAAATGATATTGGTGAGTGTGCCATGATGGAAATGCGCAAAAGAGGCGTTGGTGTTGATAAAATTGTTTGGGGTGGTGATCGTTTAGGTATCTATTTTTTAGAAACTGGTGCTGTTTCAAGAGGTTCTAAAGTCGTTTACGATAGAGCGTATTCTTCTATGTCTACTATTGAGTCTGGAATGATCGATTGGGATGCTGTTTTTGAAGGTGTTGAGTGGTTCCACTGGACAGGTATTACACCAGCAATTTCTCAAAGTTCTGCTGAAGTATGTTTAGAAGCTGTTAAAGCAGCTAGCGCAAAAGGTATTACTATTTCTACAGATTTAAACTACCGTGCTAAATTATGGAAGTACTGTGATGATGCTCATAGAGAATCTATCATGACTGAATTAACATCGTACTGTGATGTTGTTTTAGGAAACGAAGAAGATGCTGAAATGCACTTTGGTATCAAACCAGAAGGAATTACGGTTCAAACTGCTGGACATGATGTAAAAGCTGAGGCTTTCTTATCTGTTTGTAAGCAAATGATGGAGAAATTCCCAAGAGCTAAAAAGGTAATTACTACTTTAAGAGGTTCTATCTCTGCATCTCATAACACATGGGCTGGAGTTTTATATGATGGAAAACAAATGTTAGAAACGCGTCAGTACCAAATTACAGATATCGTTGATAGAGTAGGTGGTGGTGATTCATTCATGGGAGGTTTAATCTACGGATTATTAACTTACCCAGATGATGACCAAAACGCACTTGACTTTGCTGTTGCAGCATCTTGTTTAAAACACACTATTAAAGGTGATGCCAACTTAGTAACAGTTGATGAAGTTAAAAAATTAATGGGTGGCGACGCTTCTGGTCGTGTAGCTCGATAA
- a CDS encoding LacI family DNA-binding transcriptional regulator has product MLKRLSKDIKKINIKRKTTIKDIANVLNISPAAVSKALHDDSRISEKTKKAVKQVAKNLNYHPNHLASALRKGKSNLVGIIAPRTNSHFFSSVVQSMEEVLNKKGYNIIMTHSNESYKKECDNIDTLLYTQVDGIIASMANETIDLNYYNKIKTKGIPLILFDRGENDLNVDYIGIDDYKSSRIIVQHLVEQGCKRIAHIGGYKHTRIFNNRIRGYMDALKTYHLPVEPELLLEGSLTIEDGRAKMEQLLQLKNRPDAVYAASDYAALGALQILQENQISVPNDIALVGFGNEPFTSMVNPSITSINQHSEAIGKLAAETFLEYMKAPVIKQSLNKKILDAELIVRDSSQIKG; this is encoded by the coding sequence TTGCTTAAACGTTTAAGCAAAGATATAAAAAAAATAAATATCAAAAGAAAAACGACCATAAAAGATATAGCCAACGTGCTAAACATCTCTCCTGCTGCGGTTTCTAAAGCGCTGCACGACGATTCGCGCATTAGTGAAAAAACAAAAAAGGCAGTTAAACAAGTTGCTAAAAACTTGAATTATCACCCAAACCACTTAGCCAGTGCCCTACGCAAGGGAAAAAGTAACTTGGTTGGTATTATTGCGCCACGTACAAACAGCCATTTTTTTTCGTCTGTTGTACAAAGCATGGAAGAGGTTTTAAACAAAAAGGGGTATAATATCATCATGACGCATTCCAACGAATCGTATAAAAAAGAATGTGATAATATAGACACCCTATTATATACCCAAGTTGATGGTATTATAGCCTCGATGGCCAATGAAACGATCGATTTGAATTATTACAATAAAATTAAAACCAAGGGCATTCCGCTCATTCTTTTTGATCGTGGTGAAAATGATTTAAACGTTGATTACATCGGGATAGACGATTATAAAAGTAGTCGCATTATTGTTCAGCATTTGGTAGAACAGGGCTGTAAACGTATAGCCCATATTGGGGGCTACAAGCATACCCGCATTTTTAATAACCGCATTAGAGGTTACATGGATGCATTAAAAACCTACCATTTGCCTGTAGAACCAGAATTATTATTGGAAGGCAGTTTAACTATTGAAGATGGTAGAGCAAAAATGGAGCAGCTATTACAATTAAAAAACCGCCCAGATGCCGTTTATGCAGCTAGTGATTATGCGGCATTAGGAGCCTTACAAATTCTTCAAGAAAACCAAATTAGTGTACCGAACGACATCGCATTAGTTGGTTTTGGAAACGAACCTTTTACGTCTATGGTTAACCCATCTATTACCAGTATCAACCAACACAGTGAGGCTATTGGAAAACTGGCAGCGGAAACCTTTTTAGAGTACATGAAAGCGCCTGTAATAAAACAAAGTTTAAATAAAAAGATTTTGGATGCCGAGCTAATTGTTCGTGATTCTTCGCAAATTAAGGGTTAA